CAACTTCTGCCTTGTCATAGGAAGGACACCTAACATGGCAATGATTCTCCCACTGGTCTGCTAAGCCCCCGCTATAAAGAAAGCATCTGTCACTGATCAAGTCAGAATACTTCTGCTTTAACTCATTTAAGCATAAACTtcaatattttcagagaaattttcaTTGATCTCAGAAAAAAACGTACACAGGCTCCCTCCTGTGTGTGTGATGCTACCTTGCCTGCTAACATTTGCATCCGAACATCCTCTGAAGCAGATAAGTAGAATTTGAAACCCTGGAGAGACTGCAAATGCCCTTCTTGAGAACTCAGCCTTTTTGGTTATTTGTAGAGAAGAGCATAAGAGAAATGAGGGGAGTGGTAGAGCTCCAGGTGGTACACCTCCAGGCAGGCTAAGTAAACAGCAGCACCATCAAGCAGCAATATCATTTTGACATTGTGTCCTTGCACAATGATCAAGTACTTCAAGTGGTGCTGAGAAGATGTAAGATTTTAatttgatggtttttttttccactcctgAAGGTCAGTCGGAAGTAGGAACAAGATTAAAGTATGCACCACTCACATTAAAGCCATACCAGTGCTTTCAGTAGCCTCAGGAGTTTGTCAGTGTGAGTGCAGGTGAGGAGGAAGGATGCAGGTCAAACTTCTTTCCTCCAAGGCATCACTACAGGTTCTACGATGTGTTAACGAGCTGGTACACAAGTTCTGAGGAGCAGAAGAGATGTAGGCTCCTGAATGTTTAAACAGAATGATTTCCCCGTTTTTCAGTCACATTAGAGAAGCTGCCATCAGTGCATTACATAGGAGAGCAACAGACAGTGATGTGCAAACAAAGGAAAGGCACTCACCTTAAAGAATGGGCTTCCATCCCCAGGGGCTCTGCACAGACCCAGGGATGGGAGCCCCAGTGATGTCTGCACCATCCCTCCAATAGGTGCCTCAGCCATGGGAAGGAAGTGCACACCAGCTACATCTCAGCCCAGTACTGGAAGCCAGTACCAGGGCACCTCTGAGGATCAACAACAATTCCTGTGGCTTCTGCAAGGGGCCAGGAAcatattaaaacaacaacaacaacaacaacaaggtTTGCACTGTTCCCCAGTCTCTGTCCATTTATTGATTCTTTAGGTacaccttcctgctgctcatACTCTTTCTTATACCTGGGATAATAATGATGGTTGCATATGGCCTCATTTCATTGGAGCTCTACAGAGGAATAAAATTTGATACCAGCCAGAGAAGATCGTCAAGAGGTAACAAtgcatttcagttattttttaacttaGAGTTGAAGATGCAAGCAGTCACCTTGAGACCACAATAAGCAAAATTTTCTATTTGTAAAAATGATGGTTATAATCTGTTTCAGCCAggagcatttatttttttattgagGTGATTCCATTATTCTCTTACCAGTAATTCTTCACCtatgttgttggtttttttttttgcagttgttcTAGGTGGGatgatttaaatttaaaatttttatagAAATGTCAGGATATTTTTCAGGCCGTGGATGAGGACTGTTTCTGTCAGTAAAGTTTACAACAAAATTGTCAAATTAGAGCAGCAGCATATTACTGTGAAAACTACCGTAAGCAAACACTGGAGCAAACAGTCTTCTGTTGCATCAGTTTGTGTGCAATTATGATGGGAGAATACTATGGGCCAGCAGACAGAGCAGCCGATACATGAGTGGTGCAGAACTGGGACTGTGCTTTCTCTGTCTTGTTTGTGAGTTATGTTATAACTCACAATGTTATATGCTTTCTTGTCTGTCTGTGAGTTATGTTATATTCATTTAGGCTTAGAACCAATTCTTTTTGTAATTTGAGACACCATTCAGAGACCTTTTGCCAACTATTCAAGCATTCCTTTATgtgtacagaaagaaaaggaaataccaGCATCGCCAAATACGAGGATGGAGATGGGTGCTACCTGCacaaagccaaaaggaaaaggaaagtgcCATTGCAACAACTCTCTACtatgagaaacagcaaaatagacagggtgagaagcagcagctcttctgccaACCTGATGGCCAAGAAACTTGTCATCCGCATGCTGATGGTGAtcgtggttttgtttttcatttgctggaCTCCCATCTTCAGCGTGAACGCCTGGCGCGCATTTGACACCGCCTCAGCAGACCTGCATCTCTCGGGAGCTCCCATCTCCTTTATCCACCTGCTGTCCTACACTTCTGCCTGTGTGAACCCTATCATATACTGCTTCATGAACAAGCGTTTCCGCATGGGTTTTCTAGCCACTTTCACCTGCTGCACTAAGCAGAAGCCGCCTGTGATTAGAGGAGAGGTTGGTGATGAAGAGGAGGGGAAGACGACAAGGGCTTCACTCTCCAAGTGCTCTTACACACACATGAACATGTCTGCACCCCCCTGAGTTGCATCAGAAGGGGCTACAAGTGGCCCACAGAAATTCGAGTGGACATCGTCTGGTCTTGGGAAGTGGCTGTGGCATTAGTTGATATGATTTAGTTCCAAGGTAATGAAACACTTCAGCTGACAGTAAAACGCTGTGAGAACTTCATGGATGCTGTCTCTGTCTAAGCTTTATATCATTTTCCCTTCAAAAGTACAAAGGAGGAAGAGGGCTCTCTGAAGATAAGGGACTTCATAAAAAGCCTTAGAAGATGGTCTATTTGTCATAAATTCTCCTGTAAAAAATCTGGTGTCCTTAACATCAACAGTTTAGCTCAGTATTCAGCTGCACTTCTAAGCATCTCTGAAAATTTCCAAGCTGCAAATAGATTCTCCTCAAACACAAATACATGTATTTCAGTCTCCACGTCAGTATCTCTGCCTTACAATCAAAATCATTCGGTTACATTTGAAGTActtttttcacattattttagTTGAGCTAAGACGTGTCGAGATCATGCTGGTGCCATAGTCAAGTAAAGCATTTTGGGGTCGGGAGAACGGGCTTGTCTGtgtgaaaataatgctttgaaGTAGAActattttttctaaataaaatgaaaataaatattgatgACTTTAAACGAGGATGGAAAGCATTCTTCACCTGGCAAGTATCTATGATAAATTACCATCATTTAAAtgtatctttgttttaaataaaaaacatagaacaagcacagagaagcagctttcttccctgcagctgtgagcaCCCACGCATGTAAAGGGCAGATGTGAGCTGAGCCTCGAAGGCTCACGTGGAAATTGCCACCCTGGATAAGACTGAAGGCCTGGAACGATGCCCACAGTAGAAATGCATTGCACAAATGCATTCCCAGTCGC
The Lagopus muta isolate bLagMut1 chromosome 4, bLagMut1 primary, whole genome shotgun sequence genome window above contains:
- the CCKAR gene encoding cholecystokinin receptor type A codes for the protein MEIVDASFLENSTNITALLCDILLENETFYCVDDPPYSSKDLHQIIRILLYCLIFLLSVLGNVLVITVLIRNKQMRTVTNIFLLSLAVSDLMLCLFCMPFTLIPNLLKDFIFGSTVCKTATYFMGISVSVSTFNLVAISLERYSAICKPLQSRVWQTKSHALKVIAATWCVSFTIMSPYPIYSKLVPFTKYNNSTANMCRLLWPSDVIQQSWYTFLLLILFLIPGIIMMVAYGLISLELYRGIKFDTSQRRSSRERKGNTSIAKYEDGDGCYLHKAKRKRKVPLQQLSTMRNSKIDRVRSSSSSANLMAKKLVIRMLMVIVVLFFICWTPIFSVNAWRAFDTASADLHLSGAPISFIHLLSYTSACVNPIIYCFMNKRFRMGFLATFTCCTKQKPPVIRGEVGDEEEGKTTRASLSKCSYTHMNMSAPP